A region from the Pyrinomonadaceae bacterium genome encodes:
- a CDS encoding serine hydrolase, giving the protein MKKAIVIWLIALLANSAGACVFAQTSPPATAKDFPAAYDASVGKTLAIFPDLPGIAVVVIKDDKPIFLRAYGMADKEAGVKADTDTLYYIASSTKSFTALAAAMLDQEGKIKFSDPLTKYTSGIRFKNDIPDKITIRDLLTHTSGLRNNPLVNRLAFTGQIDQSELDRVLAEGTTLNEANFGKYAYTNLGYNIYGLLLHYNLQKKWQDVLQERIFTPAGLQHTTAYTSKARARKYNIAAPYVIDTDAANAGKMVRSQLEKTDENMQSAGGMFMSISDLGKWLNLNMNSGKLGGKQVFPADLIRNAHTGLTTSTRNEPPFSGEGEYGLGWQIGKYRNEKVIYHHGGYPGYRSHVSFMPDKKIAVGVLVNNDALGGRLADMLAAYAYDWWLRTENFEADFEKQLQQDAKTFENRRQRVVDEAAARAKREWQLSKPFTDYAGIYKHDMLGTIEIVAKDKALALRMGKLNTIATPYTEPDTIRVVVLPGGNGEVISFAKDAEGKIVSLNYGGGTLMRVSKSEDVTGREVLAIVTKFEPKAYTDDLGDGKVLVSDIVRFAVVEPTELKHVTVMAYYQGAPNLEGKRLKVGDHVRFELPTAAQRNGILLQDLKGLRFRE; this is encoded by the coding sequence ATGAAAAAAGCGATCGTTATCTGGCTCATTGCGTTGCTGGCGAACTCTGCCGGTGCTTGCGTCTTTGCTCAAACCTCGCCGCCCGCAACTGCGAAGGACTTTCCCGCAGCTTATGACGCTTCAGTCGGCAAAACTTTGGCCATATTTCCGGACCTGCCCGGCATCGCAGTCGTTGTGATCAAGGACGATAAGCCGATCTTTCTGCGCGCCTATGGGATGGCCGATAAGGAAGCCGGAGTGAAGGCCGATACCGATACGCTTTATTACATCGCTTCCTCGACCAAATCGTTTACGGCGCTGGCAGCCGCGATGCTGGATCAGGAAGGCAAGATTAAGTTCTCGGATCCTTTGACAAAATACACTTCAGGCATCCGATTCAAGAATGACATACCGGACAAGATCACGATCCGAGATCTCTTAACCCACACCAGCGGACTGCGGAACAACCCGCTCGTTAACCGCCTCGCCTTCACGGGCCAGATCGATCAAAGTGAGCTTGATCGGGTCCTGGCTGAAGGCACTACTCTTAACGAAGCGAACTTCGGTAAGTACGCGTACACCAATCTCGGCTACAACATTTACGGTCTCCTGCTTCATTACAATTTGCAGAAGAAATGGCAGGACGTGCTGCAGGAGCGCATATTCACTCCCGCGGGTTTACAACACACTACTGCCTACACTTCAAAGGCGCGCGCCAGGAAGTACAACATCGCGGCGCCATATGTGATCGACACCGACGCGGCCAACGCAGGCAAGATGGTGCGAAGCCAGCTTGAAAAGACTGATGAGAACATGCAGTCGGCCGGTGGCATGTTCATGAGCATCTCGGATCTGGGCAAGTGGCTTAACCTGAACATGAACAGCGGCAAACTCGGCGGCAAACAGGTCTTCCCTGCCGATCTTATCCGCAATGCGCACACTGGACTCACCACCAGCACACGTAATGAACCGCCATTTTCGGGCGAAGGTGAATACGGGTTAGGCTGGCAGATCGGTAAGTACCGCAACGAAAAGGTGATCTATCACCATGGCGGGTATCCCGGGTATCGCAGTCATGTTTCATTCATGCCTGACAAGAAAATCGCAGTCGGGGTGCTGGTAAACAACGACGCGCTCGGCGGGCGATTGGCGGACATGTTGGCTGCCTATGCTTATGACTGGTGGCTGCGAACGGAGAATTTTGAGGCAGATTTTGAAAAGCAATTACAGCAGGACGCTAAGACTTTTGAGAACAGAAGACAGCGCGTGGTGGATGAAGCCGCTGCGCGGGCCAAGAGAGAGTGGCAGCTGAGCAAGCCGTTCACTGACTATGCCGGCATTTATAAGCACGACATGCTTGGGACAATCGAGATCGTCGCAAAGGATAAAGCGCTCGCGCTCCGCATGGGTAAGCTCAACACAATAGCTACGCCGTATACCGAACCGGACACCATTCGCGTCGTGGTGCTGCCCGGAGGAAACGGTGAAGTAATCAGCTTCGCGAAGGATGCCGAAGGAAAGATCGTGTCTTTGAATTACGGAGGAGGCACCTTAATGAGGGTCTCTAAATCAGAGGACGTTACCGGTCGTGAGGTTTTGGCGATTGTGACGAAGTTCGAACCGAAGGCTTACACCGACGATCTCGGAGACGGAAAGGTTTTGGTTTCCGACATCGTTCGTTTTGCAGTGGTCGAGCCCACCGAGCTCAAGCACGTCACCGTCATGGCTTATTATCAAGGCGCCCCCAACCT
- a CDS encoding right-handed parallel beta-helix repeat-containing protein, producing the protein MNNLRLTLRASAVFALALLFVSGAQAQAQRTWVSGDGNDVNPCSFPAPCKTFAGAISKTATGGEITVKDAGGFGPVIIRKSITIDGTGVPASILASQGFGITIDIPRIASNIRLNPRVVRIRGLSINGVGTGIHGINVIGASKVSVEDCVIDGFRQNGINVQSGTLYVRNTTIRNNGSAGINATGGAQAGISDTSLVYNGTGLAGAVVKHCCVVLFGNNNGDPPPPSP; encoded by the coding sequence ATGAACAACCTTCGACTGACTTTGCGCGCTTCCGCGGTGTTTGCTCTCGCCCTGCTATTTGTGTCTGGCGCTCAGGCCCAGGCACAACGGACATGGGTTTCAGGAGATGGCAATGATGTAAACCCCTGTAGTTTCCCGGCCCCATGCAAAACCTTTGCGGGGGCTATCTCAAAGACAGCGACGGGTGGCGAGATTACGGTAAAGGATGCCGGCGGATTTGGCCCGGTGATAATCAGGAAATCGATCACGATCGACGGTACCGGCGTTCCGGCGTCGATTCTCGCCAGTCAAGGCTTCGGAATTACTATCGATATCCCACGGATAGCGAGCAACATAAGACTAAATCCGCGAGTAGTACGTATCCGCGGGCTGTCTATAAATGGGGTGGGGACCGGCATTCACGGAATCAACGTTATCGGTGCCAGTAAAGTCTCTGTCGAAGACTGCGTGATAGACGGCTTTAGACAGAACGGCATCAATGTTCAGTCTGGCACCCTATACGTACGCAACACCACGATAAGGAATAACGGCAGTGCCGGCATTAATGCGACAGGCGGAGCTCAAGCAGGTATCAGTGACACCTCACTGGTCTACAACGGCACTGGCCTGGCTGGCGCCGTCGTCAAGCATTGTTGCGTCGTTCTATTTGGGAACAACAACGGTGATCCTCCGCCACCGTCGCCATAG
- a CDS encoding glycosyltransferase translates to MLKKVLLLSASAGAGHVRAAQALEKAFKETLKGDSEVHHFDVLNYTNKVFRHLYSRAYIDLVNKMPEVPGWIYDKLDTPWKNERRRLALDKLNTRPFVKLLREYNPDLIVCTHFLPAEIVSWLKAKERLASRQAIIVTDFDVHAMWLVHHYERYFVAVDEARVYLEALGIPPPKITVSGIPIDPVFALKKDKQAMRAKHGLAPDRTTILLSAGGEGVGSVDALINALLPLQHRVQIVAICGRNEELKKRLSRMAARIKSDATVLLKPFGYTLEMDELMTASDLVMGKPGGLTTSEALAKGLVFVIVNPIPGQEERNSDHLLEAAVAIRCNNLPTLSYKLDRLLDDKARFKAMQGNARRMGRPNAAREIVGQLIASV, encoded by the coding sequence ATGCTCAAAAAAGTCCTCCTCCTTTCTGCTTCAGCCGGCGCCGGACATGTGCGCGCAGCCCAGGCGCTCGAAAAAGCCTTCAAAGAAACGCTCAAAGGCGATAGCGAAGTGCATCACTTCGACGTGCTGAATTACACCAACAAGGTCTTTCGCCATCTTTACTCAAGAGCGTATATCGATCTTGTCAATAAAATGCCCGAGGTGCCGGGTTGGATTTACGACAAACTCGACACGCCCTGGAAGAATGAACGACGGCGGCTGGCGCTTGATAAGCTCAACACGCGGCCGTTCGTTAAGCTGCTGCGGGAATACAATCCGGACCTGATTGTCTGCACGCATTTTCTTCCCGCTGAGATTGTGTCGTGGTTGAAAGCCAAAGAGCGTCTCGCCAGCCGCCAGGCCATCATCGTCACCGACTTTGATGTGCACGCGATGTGGCTGGTGCATCATTACGAGCGCTATTTTGTCGCCGTCGACGAAGCACGCGTCTATCTTGAAGCGCTGGGCATCCCGCCGCCAAAGATTACAGTGAGTGGAATTCCCATCGATCCCGTTTTTGCTTTAAAGAAAGACAAGCAGGCGATGCGAGCCAAACATGGCCTGGCGCCGGATCGCACCACGATTTTGCTTTCCGCGGGGGGCGAGGGGGTTGGTTCGGTGGATGCTCTTATTAATGCACTGCTGCCGTTACAACATCGAGTGCAAATCGTGGCCATCTGCGGGCGTAACGAGGAACTGAAGAAGCGTCTGAGCAGAATGGCCGCGCGTATCAAGTCCGATGCGACTGTGCTGCTGAAGCCGTTCGGTTACACGCTCGAGATGGATGAGCTCATGACCGCGTCAGATCTGGTGATGGGAAAGCCCGGCGGTCTGACCACCTCGGAAGCGTTGGCCAAAGGATTGGTATTCGTGATTGTGAACCCGATCCCCGGGCAGGAAGAGCGAAACTCAGATCACCTACTCGAAGCCGCAGTTGCGATCCGCTGCAACAATCTGCCTACGCTGTCCTACAAACTCGATAGACTGCTGGATGATAAGGCGCGGTTTAAAGCGATGCAGGGAAACGCGCGGCGCATGGGCCGACCCAACGCAGCGCGGGAAATTGTGGGGCAGTTGATTGCTTCGGTGTGA
- a CDS encoding phage holin family protein has product MATPATALDRRSEQRTEIENLPVLLSRLGDDVTRLFDTKMSLLRIEVKEDVTSFLRAGIGIAVASIVALLGFALASVAGAFGIATLLADTDLSQAARYGLGFLSVGLIYSILGSIVAVVMKGRLSKQSLVPDRTIREIRKDKEWLKNEL; this is encoded by the coding sequence ATGGCTACACCAGCTACAGCACTAGACAGGCGGTCCGAGCAGCGGACGGAAATTGAAAATCTGCCGGTACTCTTAAGTCGGCTCGGTGACGACGTAACGCGGCTCTTCGATACAAAGATGAGTCTGCTAAGAATTGAAGTCAAAGAGGATGTAACTTCATTTCTCCGGGCCGGGATCGGAATTGCGGTTGCCTCAATCGTGGCCCTCCTGGGCTTTGCTCTTGCCAGTGTAGCGGGGGCATTCGGCATTGCAACTCTGTTGGCGGATACCGACCTTTCTCAGGCGGCCAGATATGGCTTGGGCTTCCTCAGCGTAGGACTAATCTATTCGATACTTGGAAGTATCGTCGCTGTTGTGATGAAGGGCCGTTTATCAAAGCAGAGCCTCGTACCCGACCGGACGATCCGTGAAATAAGGAAGGATAAAGAATGGTTGAAGAACGAACTCTAG
- a CDS encoding galactose oxidase-like domain-containing protein, producing the protein MSHQPAAISASANRVVSIALVVTFCLAVLPMSAFAKKPRGIRRPLQTYGQTGKWTNGFFTAATVHLHVLPNGKVLSWTQFPASAPPCPFCRNPPIQTYVRISDPPYTTVSTLYNYWLDLFCSGHSLLPDGRLLITGGTTFQGPPNSGVYDTTIFDPSNNTFTNGSDYMYLPRWYPTNVALANGETLTISGSYLVGSQLNFNNYPQVWKTTGGWRDIPGAATPQHLWLYPWMHLTAGGLAYNSGPTQSTYFINTSGNGSWSQGPNSIYGLRDEGTSVMYEPNKIIVIGGGNKPEGPLGAVVPTNTAEKINLYDSPPTWTPAASMTYRRRHLNATILPNGKVLVTGGTKGGGFNNTCHDNWVLEGEIWDPATDTWSFTAAATHPRLYHSAAVLLPDGRVLVGGTTPWGAGGGCPGMSDQIQQTEIYSPPYLFDASGNEVPRPSITSVQATATYGETITVGKPVDPPSQNISKVTLVRLSSTTHSFNQNQRFNNLSFTSFLGGLNVTMPADGNLCPPGHYMLFIINSAGVPSVASIIKIS; encoded by the coding sequence ATGTCACACCAACCTGCTGCCATCTCGGCATCGGCGAATCGAGTTGTGTCGATCGCGCTCGTCGTTACGTTTTGTCTTGCAGTTCTTCCCATGTCTGCATTTGCAAAGAAGCCGCGCGGTATCCGTAGACCGCTGCAAACTTATGGTCAAACGGGAAAGTGGACCAACGGATTCTTCACCGCGGCGACGGTCCACTTACATGTTCTGCCTAATGGGAAGGTCCTGTCATGGACGCAATTTCCGGCCAGCGCACCTCCATGCCCGTTTTGTAGGAATCCTCCAATCCAGACCTACGTCCGGATTTCGGATCCTCCCTACACTACTGTTTCAACTCTCTACAACTATTGGCTTGATCTGTTTTGTAGCGGTCATTCACTTTTGCCGGACGGAAGACTCTTGATTACGGGTGGCACCACCTTTCAAGGTCCACCGAATTCAGGAGTCTATGACACTACGATTTTTGATCCCTCGAACAATACGTTCACCAACGGTTCGGACTACATGTACTTGCCGCGGTGGTATCCGACTAACGTGGCTCTCGCAAACGGCGAGACGCTTACTATTTCGGGATCGTATCTGGTGGGTAGCCAGCTCAATTTTAATAACTACCCGCAGGTTTGGAAGACTACGGGGGGATGGCGCGACATTCCCGGAGCGGCAACACCGCAACATCTTTGGCTCTATCCCTGGATGCACCTGACGGCTGGTGGCCTGGCGTATAACTCCGGCCCAACCCAATCGACCTACTTCATCAACACCAGCGGCAACGGCTCCTGGAGTCAGGGACCTAACAGCATCTACGGCCTTCGTGATGAAGGTACGTCGGTCATGTATGAACCCAACAAGATTATCGTTATTGGCGGAGGCAACAAACCTGAAGGTCCTCTCGGCGCCGTCGTGCCCACCAACACAGCCGAGAAGATCAATCTATATGATTCGCCTCCCACCTGGACGCCCGCGGCCTCAATGACCTACCGGCGGCGTCATCTGAATGCGACCATTCTGCCAAACGGGAAGGTGCTGGTTACGGGAGGCACCAAAGGCGGCGGCTTCAACAACACCTGTCATGACAATTGGGTGTTGGAGGGCGAGATATGGGATCCGGCGACCGACACCTGGTCGTTTACGGCCGCAGCAACACATCCGCGGCTCTATCATTCAGCGGCCGTGTTGTTGCCCGATGGAAGAGTATTGGTTGGTGGCACAACGCCCTGGGGCGCGGGCGGCGGCTGCCCAGGTATGTCCGACCAAATCCAACAGACGGAAATTTACTCGCCGCCGTATCTCTTCGACGCGAGCGGCAATGAAGTCCCACGACCGTCGATCACTTCGGTGCAGGCCACGGCAACTTACGGCGAAACCATCACCGTAGGAAAGCCCGTAGATCCTCCTTCACAGAATATTTCTAAAGTGACTTTAGTCAGGTTGTCGTCGACAACCCATTCGTTCAACCAAAATCAGCGCTTCAACAATTTGAGCTTTACGTCGTTCCTTGGTGGTTTGAACGTCACGATGCCTGCTGACGGGAATCTTTGCCCGCCCGGACATTACATGCTGTTCATCATCAACAGCGCGGGCGTGCCATCTGTGGCATCGATCATCAAGATCTCTTGA
- a CDS encoding SCO family protein, translating to MAKLKTQSLLCCCLLLLCTVGARAQQQKNATGHSHGHQPVTDSSPSVPARLAIPDVEILDQNGKKQRLYTDLVKGRKVVINFIYTSCTSYCPLSGDNFARLQALLGKRMIKDVYLLSISTDPETDTPAKLKAWSARFGPKPGWTLVTGETPAMQTLLKAFLGEGPRRGEHTPIAFVLNDERGGWQRTFGLESPEKLLEILGEFSAPARK from the coding sequence GTGGCAAAGCTCAAAACGCAATCACTTCTATGCTGCTGTTTGCTCCTGCTCTGCACCGTGGGAGCGCGAGCGCAGCAGCAGAAGAACGCAACGGGCCATTCGCATGGACATCAGCCGGTCACAGACTCCTCCCCGTCTGTGCCGGCTCGACTAGCGATTCCTGATGTTGAAATTCTGGATCAGAACGGAAAGAAGCAACGGCTCTATACCGACTTGGTCAAAGGCAGAAAGGTCGTAATCAACTTCATCTACACTTCGTGTACGTCCTACTGCCCACTTTCGGGTGACAACTTCGCCCGGCTGCAAGCACTGCTGGGGAAGCGAATGATAAAGGACGTGTACCTGCTGTCGATCAGCACTGATCCCGAAACCGATACGCCGGCAAAACTCAAAGCCTGGAGTGCGCGATTTGGACCAAAACCCGGCTGGACGCTTGTTACGGGAGAGACACCGGCGATGCAAACGTTACTAAAGGCATTCTTGGGCGAAGGCCCGCGGCGCGGGGAACATACGCCGATTGCATTTGTTTTAAACGACGAACGCGGCGGCTGGCAGCGCACCTTTGGCTTGGAGTCGCCGGAAAAGCTTTTGGAGATATTGGGCGAGTTTTCCGCGCCGGCAAGAAAATAG
- a CDS encoding alpha/beta hydrolase-fold protein produces the protein MKICLLLLCFLCLPAPEVSAQEKLSPNQPVARKIEPGKTDFFSIALNDGDYFNISLGYKGRVNVFILNPDGTVARRATGSATEAKGSFPFAAEGAGSYSFKIENSGDQTASYELSIGAVVSLDERLKPQPASDPYPTTRIQALRKQISAGETNTESFWKEVKAQGTPLTEAYGSDGKYQLVTFLWRSKHDTRNVFVIGSFWGFDGTANKYSMHNIPNSDIWYLTLKLPSGTRVNYQLSPNDPLTSEGPRAAQRAATRQADPFSLNPLSKCPPETSKFRCRSVAELPGVAPQPWLVSKPGVAEGRVEKQTIKSAIQKIDRPFSVYTPANYKADGPPNALLILFDGEDLANDASPVTTLNNLIAASKIPPTVAVFVENVPGRRLVDLVASDEFADFTAKELLPWVRSHYNVTKDPKKTVVTGYSAGGLASVYVARRHPRVFGNVLSRSGAFWWSPEHNDGICGARCPDSGGRGGDGSRDATTEGNFLVKEFLASPKLPLRFYLTAGTFEADTAGSGGEILESTRHLRDVLLAKGYQVHYQQFVGGHDGLSWRGALADGLINLLGAH, from the coding sequence ATGAAAATTTGTTTGCTGTTACTTTGTTTCCTGTGCTTGCCGGCGCCGGAAGTTAGCGCGCAAGAGAAACTCTCGCCAAATCAGCCCGTGGCCAGAAAGATCGAGCCCGGCAAGACTGATTTCTTCTCAATTGCCCTGAACGACGGTGACTATTTCAACATTTCGCTGGGGTACAAGGGCAGGGTCAACGTTTTTATTCTGAATCCCGACGGAACGGTGGCTCGGCGGGCAACTGGCTCAGCGACCGAGGCGAAAGGATCGTTTCCCTTTGCTGCCGAAGGCGCCGGCTCGTATTCCTTCAAGATTGAGAATTCGGGCGACCAAACAGCCAGTTATGAATTGTCCATCGGCGCAGTGGTCTCGCTCGACGAGCGACTCAAACCTCAGCCCGCGAGCGATCCCTATCCGACCACACGGATTCAGGCTCTTCGTAAACAGATTAGCGCAGGTGAGACAAACACAGAGAGCTTCTGGAAAGAGGTAAAAGCACAGGGCACGCCGCTCACCGAAGCCTATGGTTCAGACGGCAAATATCAACTGGTTACATTCCTGTGGCGAAGTAAGCACGACACGAGAAATGTGTTCGTCATAGGCTCTTTTTGGGGGTTTGATGGTACGGCGAACAAATACTCGATGCACAACATTCCTAACTCGGACATTTGGTATTTGACCTTGAAGCTCCCCAGCGGGACCCGGGTTAACTACCAACTGTCGCCAAACGATCCCTTAACGTCCGAGGGTCCGCGCGCTGCACAGCGCGCAGCCACCAGGCAGGCGGATCCGTTCAGTCTGAATCCGTTATCCAAATGTCCGCCCGAGACCAGCAAGTTCAGATGTCGAAGCGTGGCGGAGTTGCCTGGAGTTGCGCCGCAACCATGGCTCGTCAGCAAACCCGGAGTAGCGGAAGGACGCGTCGAGAAACAAACCATCAAGAGCGCCATTCAAAAAATTGACCGGCCCTTTTCTGTTTACACGCCGGCTAACTATAAAGCAGATGGTCCCCCCAATGCGCTGTTGATTTTGTTCGACGGCGAAGACCTGGCGAACGATGCGTCTCCAGTGACGACGCTGAACAATCTCATTGCAGCTTCCAAAATTCCTCCGACCGTTGCGGTATTTGTTGAGAATGTTCCCGGCCGGCGTCTGGTAGACCTCGTCGCCAGCGATGAGTTCGCGGATTTTACGGCCAAGGAACTTCTTCCCTGGGTTCGGTCACACTACAACGTTACAAAGGACCCGAAGAAAACCGTGGTCACTGGCTATAGCGCTGGTGGTCTTGCATCAGTGTACGTCGCTCGGCGTCACCCCAGGGTCTTTGGCAACGTACTCAGCCGATCCGGCGCCTTTTGGTGGTCGCCCGAACATAACGATGGAATCTGTGGCGCACGCTGTCCCGATTCCGGGGGACGCGGCGGCGACGGCTCGCGGGATGCTACGACCGAAGGCAACTTCCTGGTTAAGGAATTCCTGGCGAGTCCCAAATTGCCTCTGCGCTTTTATCTAACGGCGGGAACATTTGAAGCCGACACCGCCGGCAGTGGCGGTGAGATCCTGGAAAGCACGCGTCATTTGCGTGACGTATTACTCGCTAAAGGCTACCAGGTTCACTATCAGCAGTTCGTCGGCGGCCACGATGGTTTAAGTTGGCGTGGGGCGCTCGCCGACGGCCTGATCAATTTACTCGGAGCTCATTAG
- a CDS encoding AraC family transcriptional regulator: MREFHSRFTIYHLLFVDMVIQRLRPGNLHGHVTKSLAVADFILTESAFDPHSRLPRHAHENSYFCFVLQGAYTERYGNREVVCRPSALTFRASGQTHEDLVHGADARVFVLEISPQWIDRLRADSLRLESAFEFYGGTLTRLCARLNREFHKTDSAAKLAIEGLALELLAEATRQPVNGIGAAPAWLRQAREMLTEHFSENLKLTQIAAEVGVHPVYLATAFRQKFGVTVGEFVRKLRIEHACAELKREDLPLSAIALQAGFADQSHFSKVFKSHVGITPREYRSFVRES; this comes from the coding sequence ATGCGGGAATTCCATTCACGATTTACCATTTACCATTTACTATTCGTGGATATGGTCATCCAAAGACTACGGCCCGGCAACTTGCATGGTCACGTCACAAAGAGTCTGGCAGTTGCGGATTTTATTCTGACGGAATCGGCGTTTGACCCGCACTCCAGATTGCCGCGGCACGCTCACGAAAACTCGTACTTCTGTTTCGTCTTGCAGGGAGCCTATACCGAGCGATACGGAAACCGAGAAGTTGTTTGTCGGCCTTCTGCTTTGACGTTTCGCGCGTCAGGCCAAACACACGAAGATCTTGTTCATGGCGCAGACGCCCGAGTCTTCGTGCTGGAAATTTCTCCCCAGTGGATTGATAGACTACGAGCGGATTCCCTTAGGTTGGAAAGCGCATTTGAGTTTTATGGCGGTACTTTGACGAGACTATGCGCGCGACTCAATCGTGAGTTTCACAAGACCGACAGCGCCGCGAAATTAGCGATTGAAGGTTTAGCACTCGAGCTTTTGGCTGAGGCCACCCGGCAGCCTGTCAACGGAATCGGAGCCGCACCTGCATGGCTCAGGCAAGCTCGCGAAATGCTTACCGAACACTTTTCCGAAAACTTGAAGCTCACACAGATCGCGGCTGAAGTTGGCGTACATCCCGTTTACCTGGCCACAGCTTTTCGCCAGAAGTTCGGAGTCACGGTTGGTGAATTCGTGCGCAAACTAAGAATCGAACATGCCTGCGCCGAACTCAAACGCGAAGACCTGCCGTTGTCTGCGATCGCTTTGCAGGCAGGCTTCGCGGATCAGAGCCACTTCTCAAAGGTCTTTAAATCGCATGTTGGGATCACGCCGCGCGAGTATCGAAGCTTCGTGCGCGAATCTTAA
- a CDS encoding twin-arginine translocation signal domain-containing protein produces the protein MSSNRRTFLKLSAMAGGGVGLGMIPGISLAGQKNQKSLRILILGGTGFTGPFQVRYALSRGHKVTVFNRGRTHPGELPKEAEQLIGDRNGQLDALKGRTWDVVIDNPATLPVWVRDAAQILKGNADRYVYISSTAVYADTSKQGMDETAPLTKYTGADALKETSATMRASNFSLFGPLKAQSEAEAEKWFPNKTLVIRPGYIVGPGDESDRWTYWPVRVERGGEVLAPGSPSDPMQIIDARDLAEWTIRMVEQGTVGAFNATGPKSRLSMGRMLDDIKKTTRSDARFTWVPDEFLKEQKAIDEFPIWTSSKGPYISYLTTNVDKALKHGLTFRPLSETTRATLEWFRKQTPARQIRMRAGMKPQRESELLAAWHASKKK, from the coding sequence ATGTCATCAAATCGGAGAACCTTCCTTAAACTTTCCGCCATGGCCGGCGGCGGTGTCGGCCTCGGAATGATCCCTGGCATATCGCTCGCCGGGCAGAAAAACCAGAAGAGCCTGCGCATCCTGATCCTCGGCGGCACCGGCTTTACCGGTCCCTTCCAGGTGCGCTACGCATTAAGTCGCGGCCACAAAGTGACCGTATTCAATCGCGGTCGCACGCATCCCGGCGAATTGCCGAAAGAGGCCGAGCAGTTAATCGGCGACCGTAACGGACAGCTCGACGCGCTGAAGGGCCGAACCTGGGACGTCGTGATCGACAATCCGGCGACGCTTCCAGTCTGGGTCCGCGACGCGGCGCAAATTCTGAAAGGTAATGCCGACCGCTACGTTTACATTTCTTCCACCGCGGTTTATGCCGACACCAGCAAGCAGGGCATGGACGAGACGGCGCCGCTCACGAAATACACGGGCGCGGATGCGTTGAAAGAAACGAGTGCGACCATGCGCGCCAGCAACTTCTCACTGTTTGGGCCTTTGAAGGCGCAGTCGGAAGCGGAAGCTGAAAAGTGGTTTCCTAACAAGACCCTCGTCATTCGTCCCGGATATATCGTTGGTCCGGGCGATGAATCCGATCGATGGACCTATTGGCCCGTGCGCGTGGAACGTGGCGGCGAAGTCCTGGCGCCGGGCAGTCCCTCGGATCCTATGCAGATCATCGACGCGCGCGATTTAGCGGAATGGACCATTCGCATGGTTGAGCAGGGCACCGTGGGCGCTTTTAACGCCACCGGACCTAAATCAAGACTGAGCATGGGTCGAATGCTTGACGATATTAAGAAGACGACGAGATCAGACGCTCGCTTTACCTGGGTTCCGGACGAATTCCTGAAAGAGCAGAAGGCCATCGACGAGTTTCCGATTTGGACTTCAAGCAAGGGGCCGTATATCAGTTACCTAACGACGAACGTCGACAAGGCGCTCAAGCACGGACTGACCTTTCGCCCGTTGTCCGAGACGACGAGGGCCACCCTCGAGTGGTTCAGAAAACAGACACCCGCACGACAGATAAGAATGCGCGCCGGGATGAAACCGCAACGCGAATCTGAACTACTGGCGGCGTGGCATGCGAGCAAGAAGAAGTGA